The Paraburkholderia sp. ZP32-5 genome includes a window with the following:
- a CDS encoding helix-turn-helix domain-containing protein, with product MPVLAQRLKEARQRSGLSQEKLGIEAGLDPMSASTRMNRYELGKRVPDLELVERIASVLDIPAAFFYATDASEADLLLKFHRLRKGQRERVLSFVDELLR from the coding sequence ATGCCCGTCCTTGCTCAACGGCTCAAGGAAGCTCGCCAACGCTCGGGACTTTCCCAAGAGAAACTAGGGATTGAAGCGGGCTTGGACCCCATGTCTGCCAGCACGAGGATGAACCGTTATGAATTGGGAAAGCGCGTGCCCGACTTGGAACTGGTAGAGCGAATCGCGTCGGTATTAGATATTCCCGCAGCGTTCTTTTATGCGACTGATGCTTCCGAAGCGGATCTGTTGCTGAAATTTCATCGACTGCGCAAAGGTCAAAGAGAGAGGGTTCTAAGTTTTGTGGATGAACTCCTCCGTTGA
- a CDS encoding recombination directionality factor: MLKGLSITPPVIGRISIGRIVEKNGKRLPEKDDQFTVTTQIQQRGEWILHPLNESLRKAATGKLRAIPVRFLFNDPDLNLRAEYSLFDRDTGRPMCVGNGATCKRVCESGIEELPCPSPDGCAFGQARNCKPYGRLNVTIGDEDELGSFIFRTTSYNSIRTLAARLHYFSAVSGNLLACLPLELKLRGKSTTQSYRGAIYYVDLSVRTDSTLEQAIAQARELDGKRRTAGFDQAALDAAARAGFANGAFEDSAEDGSAVVDELHPDVGRDGDVGSGSGSAANVSGGTDATGGATVAPANGSPTLRQKLERKAVLLGGASA, translated from the coding sequence ATGTTAAAAGGCTTGAGCATCACTCCACCCGTTATCGGGAGGATTTCCATCGGCCGCATCGTCGAGAAGAACGGCAAACGCCTGCCCGAGAAAGACGATCAATTTACAGTCACAACCCAGATCCAGCAGCGAGGCGAATGGATACTACATCCGCTGAACGAATCGCTGCGCAAGGCCGCTACCGGCAAGCTACGCGCGATTCCTGTGCGATTTCTCTTCAACGATCCCGACCTCAATCTGCGGGCCGAGTATTCGCTGTTCGATCGAGATACGGGGCGCCCAATGTGCGTCGGCAATGGCGCAACGTGTAAACGCGTGTGCGAGAGCGGTATTGAAGAGCTGCCCTGCCCGTCGCCCGACGGTTGTGCGTTCGGACAAGCCCGCAACTGCAAGCCGTACGGGCGCCTCAATGTCACCATCGGTGATGAGGACGAACTGGGCAGTTTCATCTTCAGAACGACGTCCTACAACTCGATCAGGACACTGGCCGCACGCCTGCATTACTTCAGCGCGGTATCGGGCAACCTGCTTGCGTGTCTGCCACTGGAACTGAAGCTGCGCGGCAAGTCCACCACGCAGAGCTACAGAGGCGCGATCTATTACGTCGATCTCAGTGTCCGGACGGACAGTACGCTTGAACAGGCAATCGCGCAAGCCCGTGAACTCGACGGGAAGCGGCGCACAGCGGGATTCGATCAGGCGGCGCTTGATGCGGCAGCGCGTGCAGGATTTGCAAATGGCGCATTCGAGGACAGTGCCGAGGACGGCAGCGCAGTTGTCGACGAGCTCCATCCTGATGTCGGGCGAGATGGCGACGTTGGTTCCGGCTCCGGTTCCGCTGCCAATGTCAGTGGAGGCACCGATGCGACTGGCGGGGCAACGGTTGCTCCCGCTAACGGATCGCCGACGCTGCGCCAGAAGCTCGAGCGCAAGGCGGTGCTGCTGGGCGGGGCGAGCGCTTGA
- a CDS encoding sensor histidine kinase: MDLTDFIEGNIQALVDDWTEYAVAISQEESQLSEGQLRNSAADILAAIAADMREPQNQAQQQSKSRGEKYVPQSKFSHVARLYAEDRLSHAFGINDVVAEFRALRATVLRRWQTTSPGGATAFQQMIRFNEAIDQVLAESVWHYAQRTERIRDLFAGVLAHDLRSPLGAILNSAEVLLRDEGLAPASIRALAFIQRGTMRMRQMIEDLLIFTRARLGDTLPVGFSPQDMERICRDAVDEVCASYPDALIELRLEGDLRGRWDGGRFGQLLVNLLVNAVRYGSGQIVVEARAHDGQVTVVVANEGNPIPERALPTLFDPLTRATTPDRSGMAAGMGLGLYICRCIASAHQGTISVESSERGTRFTVQIPASPSLSI; this comes from the coding sequence ATGCCGTTGCAATTAGCCAGGAGGAAAGTCAACTCTCCGAAGGCCAGTTGCGCAATTCGGCTGCCGACATCCTGGCCGCCATCGCGGCGGACATGCGCGAGCCTCAGAACCAGGCGCAGCAGCAGAGCAAGTCGCGCGGCGAAAAATATGTCCCACAATCTAAGTTCAGTCACGTCGCACGCCTGTACGCAGAGGACCGCCTTTCACACGCGTTCGGTATCAATGATGTCGTCGCGGAGTTTCGCGCCCTGCGCGCCACTGTGCTGCGCCGCTGGCAGACGACTTCCCCGGGCGGAGCTACGGCGTTTCAGCAGATGATCCGGTTCAACGAGGCGATTGACCAGGTGCTTGCAGAGTCGGTATGGCACTATGCGCAGCGTACGGAACGCATCCGGGACCTTTTTGCCGGCGTGCTTGCGCACGACCTCCGGTCGCCGCTTGGAGCGATATTGAATTCCGCCGAAGTGCTGCTGCGCGACGAAGGCCTCGCTCCAGCCAGTATAAGGGCACTCGCATTCATACAGCGCGGCACGATGCGCATGAGACAGATGATTGAGGACCTGCTGATTTTTACGCGCGCTCGTCTGGGCGACACACTGCCGGTAGGTTTCAGCCCTCAGGACATGGAGCGCATCTGTCGCGACGCGGTGGATGAAGTGTGCGCGTCCTATCCGGACGCACTCATCGAGCTGCGTCTTGAGGGGGATCTCCGGGGTCGATGGGACGGCGGCCGGTTCGGACAGTTGTTAGTCAATCTACTGGTAAACGCGGTCCGCTATGGTTCGGGGCAGATTGTCGTCGAAGCCCGTGCTCACGATGGACAGGTCACCGTGGTCGTCGCCAACGAAGGCAATCCGATACCGGAGCGCGCACTCCCCACGCTGTTCGATCCGCTAACGAGGGCGACCACGCCCGACCGGAGCGGAATGGCCGCGGGCATGGGTCTGGGCCTTTACATTTGCCGCTGTATTGCCTCTGCGCATCAGGGAACGATAAGCGTTGAATCGTCGGAACGTGGTACCCGCTTTACCGTGCAGATACCGGCTTCGCCTTCGCTGTCCATCTGA
- a CDS encoding helix-turn-helix domain-containing protein, whose protein sequence is MTHPIHDSRYQRIATLLGELRKQHGLLQQDVANRLGRPQGFVSKVESGARRIDLVELLDFLRALESDPHAFIDELLNQPISSLPR, encoded by the coding sequence ATGACTCATCCGATCCATGACTCCCGCTACCAGCGCATTGCCACGCTGCTCGGCGAACTCCGAAAGCAACACGGCCTGCTGCAACAGGACGTTGCAAATCGGCTCGGACGACCGCAGGGCTTTGTGTCGAAAGTCGAAAGCGGCGCCCGCCGTATCGATCTGGTTGAACTGCTGGATTTTCTCCGGGCGCTGGAGTCCGATCCCCACGCGTTTATTGATGAGTTACTGAATCAGCCGATTTCTTCGTTGCCGCGCTAG
- a CDS encoding YqaJ viral recombinase family nuclease, translated as MPLPESVGRSRSRPALRLVDTKSLSHEDWLSVRKNGIGGSDAAAAVGLSPYMSPLELWLIKTGRDEGLPKPDPGDTAEPVYWGTLLEPIVAASYTKQTGNRVRRVNAILQHPTIPFMLANVDREVVGRRDVQLLECKTAGEFGARLWHNGVPEYVELQVQHQLAVTGKSSVDVAVLLCGQKLKVHRIERDDELIARLIELEAAFWRHVEADTPPVADGSESADRALRCLYPGTGGAVDFTHDRNLSSVFSDLVAVRADIEGRQAIEAKLKQTIQQAMGEADRATFETGSVSFKRSQDSASVDLPRLLADHPGLAAQYAVTKPGSRRFLVNS; from the coding sequence ATGCCTTTGCCTGAATCAGTCGGGCGCAGTCGATCTCGGCCTGCATTGCGACTCGTCGATACGAAATCGCTTTCACACGAAGACTGGCTATCGGTAAGAAAGAATGGCATCGGCGGCTCCGATGCAGCCGCTGCTGTGGGGCTTTCACCGTACATGAGTCCACTGGAACTGTGGCTCATCAAGACGGGCCGAGATGAGGGTCTGCCAAAACCTGATCCGGGGGATACGGCGGAGCCGGTGTATTGGGGCACCCTGCTCGAGCCCATCGTTGCGGCGTCTTACACGAAGCAGACCGGCAACCGGGTGCGACGGGTCAACGCGATACTTCAGCATCCAACGATACCGTTCATGCTGGCCAACGTAGATCGCGAAGTCGTGGGCCGTCGAGACGTGCAACTGCTTGAATGCAAGACAGCGGGTGAGTTTGGAGCACGGCTATGGCACAACGGTGTGCCTGAATACGTGGAGTTACAGGTTCAGCACCAGCTTGCGGTTACGGGCAAGTCATCTGTCGACGTGGCGGTATTGCTCTGCGGCCAGAAGCTCAAGGTGCATCGAATTGAACGAGACGACGAGCTCATCGCCCGCCTGATCGAACTTGAAGCCGCGTTCTGGAGGCACGTCGAAGCCGATACGCCGCCCGTCGCTGACGGCTCGGAATCAGCCGATCGCGCGTTGCGCTGCCTGTATCCGGGCACAGGAGGCGCGGTCGATTTCACGCACGATCGCAATCTGTCTTCCGTGTTTTCCGATCTGGTAGCCGTACGCGCTGACATAGAAGGTCGCCAGGCCATCGAAGCGAAGCTCAAACAGACAATCCAGCAGGCGATGGGCGAAGCTGATCGGGCTACGTTTGAAACTGGATCAGTGTCATTCAAACGTAGCCAGGACAGTGCCAGCGTTGACCTGCCGCGGCTGCTGGCCGATCACCCCGGACTCGCCGCACAGTACGCCGTCACGAAGCCCGGTTCGCGCCGCTTTCTAGTGAACAGCTGA
- a CDS encoding DUF932 domain-containing protein, whose translation MHLVSSMAYRGETPWHGLGNQLSAKQPIEIWARQAGMDWTIESADVRFVATPPGSGFGSIHAFPEQRVLYRSDTKAPLSVVSSRYRVVQPREILEFYRDLTEVGGFELETAGVLKDGKKLFALARTGQSVSLRGRDEVNGYLLLATACDGTLATTAQFTSVRVVCNNTLQIALGDSAGCVKVPHRSRFDAQAVKRQLGIAISSWDGFMVRMKALADRKVNDAAAEAFFRRVLTYPASSSVSMPATNDSAIRAVQALYAGLGMGADLSSACGSLWGALNAITEFIDHRRRARSEDHRRDAAWFGAGAAIKQRAWDEAMKLVA comes from the coding sequence ATGCATCTCGTTTCCTCGATGGCCTATCGCGGCGAGACTCCGTGGCATGGTCTTGGTAATCAGCTGTCCGCCAAGCAGCCCATCGAAATCTGGGCACGTCAGGCTGGTATGGATTGGACAATCGAATCGGCCGACGTCCGCTTCGTCGCCACGCCTCCCGGTTCCGGTTTCGGCTCGATCCACGCGTTTCCCGAACAGCGCGTGCTGTACCGCTCGGACACAAAGGCACCGCTGAGCGTCGTGTCATCGCGCTATCGGGTGGTGCAGCCGCGCGAAATCCTGGAGTTCTATCGTGACCTCACCGAGGTCGGCGGCTTCGAGCTGGAGACGGCCGGCGTGCTCAAGGACGGCAAGAAACTATTCGCCCTCGCCCGTACCGGCCAGTCCGTCTCGCTCAGGGGACGCGATGAGGTGAACGGCTATCTACTGCTCGCCACCGCCTGCGACGGCACGCTCGCGACCACGGCCCAATTCACATCGGTACGTGTCGTCTGCAACAACACGCTACAGATCGCGCTGGGCGATTCTGCTGGCTGCGTGAAGGTGCCTCATCGCTCCCGATTCGACGCGCAGGCCGTCAAACGGCAGCTCGGCATCGCAATCTCGTCGTGGGACGGCTTCATGGTACGCATGAAAGCTCTGGCAGATCGCAAAGTGAACGATGCAGCGGCCGAGGCGTTCTTCCGTCGCGTGCTGACCTATCCAGCCAGTTCCAGTGTCTCGATGCCGGCCACCAACGACAGCGCGATCCGGGCCGTACAAGCGCTGTATGCCGGACTGGGAATGGGTGCCGACCTCTCATCTGCATGTGGCAGTCTTTGGGGCGCGCTGAACGCTATTACAGAATTCATTGACCACCGACGCCGTGCGCGCAGCGAGGATCACCGGCGCGACGCCGCCTGGTTCGGCGCCGGTGCAGCGATCAAGCAGCGCGCTTGGGACGAGGCAATGAAGCTAGTTGCCTGA